Proteins co-encoded in one Nitrospirota bacterium genomic window:
- a CDS encoding spondin domain-containing protein — protein MKLIQTTGISVLVLLMFSFNSVKGFAEEYGGKSAGKYEVTITNITSGQIFTPILLASHQPGVKLFTLGKPASVELEILAEGGNVAPLTNLLTSDPGVKIVINSGAPLPPGQSVTLMIGTDHLFNSLSIAAMLVPTNDAFFSIDDVRGPDENESLTLYAPAYDAGTEANDELCSHIPGPPFICQGEGFNASRDSAEGFVHIHRGIHGIGDLKADQRDWRNPVAEITIRRVP, from the coding sequence ATGAAGCTTATACAAACGACGGGTATTAGCGTATTGGTTCTGTTAATGTTTTCTTTTAATTCTGTGAAAGGTTTTGCGGAGGAATATGGGGGGAAAAGCGCCGGGAAATATGAAGTCACGATTACCAATATTACCTCCGGTCAGATTTTTACTCCTATCCTTCTGGCAAGTCATCAACCGGGAGTGAAACTTTTTACTCTGGGAAAACCGGCTAGTGTGGAACTGGAAATTCTCGCTGAAGGGGGAAATGTCGCTCCCCTCACTAACCTCTTGACCAGCGATCCTGGAGTAAAAATAGTTATCAATTCAGGCGCTCCACTCCCTCCAGGTCAATCTGTAACCCTTATGATCGGGACTGATCATCTTTTCAATTCTCTAAGTATTGCCGCGATGTTGGTTCCTACCAATGATGCTTTCTTTTCGATTGACGATGTCAGAGGACCTGACGAAAATGAATCGTTAACCCTTTATGCCCCTGCATATGATGCCGGAACAGAAGCAAATGATGAGCTTTGTTCCCATATTCCAGGTCCTCCTTTTATTTGCCAGGGAGAGGGATTTAACGCGAGCAGGGATAGCGCTGAGGGATTTGTCCATATCCACCGGGGAATTCATGGAATCGGAGATTTAAAGGCGGATCAACGGGATTGGCGAAATCCGGTGGCGGAAATTACGATCCGGCGTGTCCCTTAA
- a CDS encoding nuclear transport factor 2 family protein, which yields MTTKELLEAYYDGLAQKSGWESVISDDFKFVGGDMTKTTPIVGKSAYIEVIKRFSRLFKTMRVKEMIVEDDRACVLASYDYIFPNGTRINGDVAEFWKVKDGKLHALTIFFDTYTFSVLTKK from the coding sequence ATGACAACAAAAGAACTTCTCGAAGCATATTACGATGGGCTTGCGCAAAAGAGCGGATGGGAATCCGTTATATCTGATGACTTCAAGTTCGTCGGTGGCGATATGACAAAGACAACTCCGATTGTGGGCAAGTCGGCATACATTGAAGTCATCAAAAGATTCTCTCGATTATTCAAAACCATGCGGGTGAAAGAAATGATTGTGGAAGACGATAGAGCTTGCGTCCTTGCGAGCTATGACTATATATTTCCTAACGGCACCAGGATCAATGGTGATGTTGCAGAATTTTGGAAAGTAAAGGATGGGAAGCTTCATGCGCTGACGATATTTTTTGACACCTATACTTTTTCCGTTCTTACGAAAAAGTAA
- a CDS encoding TfoX/Sxy family protein: MAYNEKLTNRVREALAHLSKVEEKKMFRGVTFMVNGKMCVSVGDDEMMCRIDPALHEEAMKRKGCRTMEMKGREYKGYVLIKEEGMKNKKDFGFWIGLALDFNKRAKATRK, encoded by the coding sequence ATGGCATACAACGAAAAATTAACCAATAGAGTCAGAGAGGCGCTTGCGCATTTGTCGAAAGTGGAAGAAAAGAAGATGTTTCGTGGCGTGACTTTTATGGTAAATGGAAAAATGTGTGTCAGCGTTGGTGACGATGAAATGATGTGTCGCATTGACCCTGCACTACACGAAGAAGCAATGAAGAGAAAAGGTTGCCGGACGATGGAAATGAAAGGAAGAGAATATAAAGGATATGTTCTCATCAAAGAAGAAGGGATGAAAAACAAGAAGGATTTTGGCTTTTGGATCGGGCTTGCGCTTGACTTTAATAAGAGGGCAAAAGCAACCAGGAAATAA
- a CDS encoding zf-HC2 domain-containing protein produces MYDCSTILNIMHPYLDGELDTKEAMLIQGHLDTCPNCRIKLQNEKKLLMFYKNNLPREEVPHDLKVRLIELIKEKALPEKFK; encoded by the coding sequence ATGTATGATTGCAGTACGATCCTTAATATTATGCATCCTTATCTGGATGGTGAACTGGATACAAAAGAAGCGATGTTGATTCAGGGGCATCTCGACACCTGTCCCAACTGCCGGATCAAACTTCAAAATGAAAAAAAACTGTTAATGTTCTATAAAAACAATTTACCCAGAGAAGAAGTCCCTCATGACCTGAAGGTTCGTTTGATTGAGTTGATAAAAGAAAAAGCCTTGCCTGAAAAATTCAAATAA
- a CDS encoding sigma-70 family RNA polymerase sigma factor, with translation MQEAEKPLRFEEVILPHLNAAYNLARWLTRNDHDAEDIVQEACSRALKYFSSFRGQNSRTWLLTIVRNTGYDWMKQNRPRDQVTFLDDDPQSDSIDPLDSLARESSTPETLLLQRADREMLMKALEGLPVEFKEVVILRELEEMTYKEISSICNVPLGTVMSRLARGRKLLQQGLANWDNQGGLK, from the coding sequence ATGCAGGAAGCGGAAAAACCGTTGCGCTTTGAGGAAGTCATTTTACCCCATCTGAACGCCGCCTATAATCTCGCTCGCTGGTTAACGCGGAACGACCACGACGCGGAAGATATCGTTCAGGAGGCTTGCTCTCGTGCTTTAAAATATTTTTCATCTTTTCGCGGTCAGAATAGCCGGACATGGCTTCTCACCATTGTGCGGAACACGGGTTACGACTGGATGAAGCAAAACCGGCCCAGGGATCAGGTGACTTTTTTAGATGACGACCCGCAAAGTGATTCCATCGACCCGTTGGATTCCCTTGCGAGAGAATCTTCAACTCCTGAGACCCTTCTTCTTCAGCGCGCCGATCGGGAAATGCTGATGAAAGCTCTGGAGGGGTTGCCCGTCGAATTCAAGGAGGTGGTGATCCTGCGTGAACTGGAAGAAATGACCTACAAAGAAATCTCCAGCATTTGTAACGTCCCGCTGGGGACGGTGATGTCCCGCCTCGCCCGCGGACGTAAACTGCTTCAGCAGGGGTTGGCAAATTGGGACAATCAAGGAGGATTGAAATGA
- a CDS encoding anti-sigma factor, whose protein sequence is MNDHIERTILHVYLDNELDPVRSLEIENHLKKCPDCSTACQNLQSLQTAIRRELPYYPAPLQLRRRFESSLKQAVSHGRPPARPFKLWLWPGIGASLAVALIIFLTLMTPLWREPAENILVREVLSNHVRSLMANHLMDVVSSDLHTVKPWFNGKLAFSPDVKDLTKEGFPLVGGRLDYIDKHPVAALVFQHQKHLINLFTWPSTSEKEKTIQNLEKQGYHLFHWSQAGLEYWAVSDLNPREFQEFVRLYQ, encoded by the coding sequence ATGAACGATCATATCGAGCGGACAATCCTTCACGTTTATCTGGATAATGAACTGGATCCGGTTCGGAGTCTGGAAATCGAAAATCACCTGAAAAAGTGCCCGGACTGCTCAACAGCCTGCCAGAACCTGCAATCCCTGCAAACAGCTATTCGTAGAGAGCTTCCTTATTATCCGGCGCCATTGCAGCTTCGCCGGCGATTTGAATCGAGTCTGAAACAGGCTGTGAGCCATGGGCGGCCTCCGGCTCGCCCGTTTAAATTATGGCTATGGCCGGGAATCGGGGCTTCATTGGCCGTCGCTTTGATCATTTTCTTGACCCTTATGACACCTCTTTGGCGGGAGCCGGCTGAAAATATTCTGGTTCGAGAAGTTTTATCCAACCATGTGCGCTCACTCATGGCAAACCACCTGATGGACGTGGTTTCCTCAGATCTTCACACCGTTAAGCCATGGTTTAACGGCAAGCTCGCTTTCTCGCCTGACGTCAAAGATTTAACCAAAGAGGGTTTCCCGTTAGTCGGCGGCCGTCTCGACTACATCGACAAACACCCGGTGGCCGCCCTGGTTTTCCAACATCAGAAGCATTTGATCAATCTTTTTACCTGGCCGTCCACCAGTGAAAAAGAGAAGACAATACAAAATCTTGAAAAACAGGGATATCATCTCTTTCACTGGTCGCAGGCTGGTCTGGAGTACTGGGCAGTATCCGACCTGAATCCCAGGGAGTTTCAGGAGTTTGTCCGGCTTTACCAGTGA
- a CDS encoding LysR family transcriptional regulator translates to MNVLFLKGECVETSELRIFQMVAQTGGITSAAARLYRVPSNITTRIKQLEEKLGVTLFLRENKRLKLSPDGKVLLDYCGQILSFVDQAKQALLDPTRNGPFRLGTLESVATTELPRYLAEYHRQFPEVRLELQTGPTSEMVQK, encoded by the coding sequence ATGAATGTATTATTCTTAAAAGGAGAATGTGTGGAGACTTCAGAACTTAGAATATTTCAGATGGTTGCACAAACGGGCGGTATTACCTCGGCGGCGGCCAGACTTTACCGGGTTCCTTCCAATATCACGACGCGAATTAAACAACTGGAAGAAAAACTCGGAGTGACGCTCTTCTTGAGGGAAAATAAGCGTCTTAAACTTTCTCCTGATGGCAAAGTGCTTCTCGATTATTGTGGTCAAATTCTTTCATTCGTTGATCAGGCGAAGCAGGCTTTGCTTGACCCGACCCGGAACGGACCTTTTCGACTGGGGACCCTTGAGAGCGTCGCGACCACGGAGTTGCCCCGGTACCTGGCCGAGTATCATCGACAATTTCCTGAGGTGAGGTTAGAGCTTCAAACTGGCCCCACCTCAGAGATGGTTCAAAAATGA
- a CDS encoding nuclear transport factor 2 family protein yields the protein MKRLEVITGSEGDTGEPKLNALVTFYNAFNNRNRALMKSSWANDTGVVMSNPLGGVKRGWGEISEVYERIFSGQTKVFVEFYEFTLRGSDEMFVAVGRERGFVRTPDQTIELKIRTSRVFQRVDGEWKQIHHHGSIDDSHLLELYQEAVIKK from the coding sequence ATGAAGAGACTCGAAGTGATTACCGGTTCGGAAGGGGATACGGGGGAACCTAAATTGAACGCACTTGTTACCTTTTATAACGCGTTTAACAATCGGAACAGGGCCCTGATGAAATCTTCCTGGGCCAACGATACCGGGGTGGTGATGTCGAATCCCCTTGGCGGCGTCAAGAGAGGCTGGGGAGAAATATCAGAAGTATACGAAAGAATTTTTTCCGGACAAACGAAAGTTTTTGTCGAGTTCTATGAGTTTACGCTAAGAGGCTCGGACGAGATGTTTGTTGCTGTCGGACGTGAGCGTGGTTTTGTCCGAACGCCTGATCAGACGATTGAGCTAAAGATTCGAACAAGCCGGGTCTTTCAGCGGGTGGATGGCGAATGGAAGCAGATTCATCATCATGGCTCGATCGACGACAGTCATTTACTGGAACTTTATCAGGAAGCAGTGATAAAGAAATAG
- a CDS encoding MBL fold metallo-hydrolase yields the protein MRLPKIVFNLLILLALIGGLILGGCSSAPLKPLARDYTLDNFQEAGRWPNQDPVLLLSTMQLFYSTGRTQQGVRYFHSLSETYPDRALLKVCEGTLMAKMAYDVSLLKRIGWVNDALKKLDEAEKDGSVETLYLKGLVESELPGFLFGRASAAITDLNSVLLRQKELPFEATRGLHSALARAYATLGDEEKSKTHLKIAGLSSLDGPHLLSNNRVTSFLSNASITSEDGYRFVKPQVIEIANKLWVIQGYDFANMIAWETSEGVVLVDTGTTIPSAQKAKAALRGVTQKPIHTIIITHSHWDHVGGISVFMEPTTKVIASALFEQELQVVNEAPLPFKYIFGKHTKKEPYAFKPDHLVRKTEEISIGGLQLRLIPVSGGETADALIIYEGQNQIAVVGDILMPYFGAPWASEGSPENLLKTIGVLRELDAKDLIHGHDPLTRYFNRNALPGLEKAIEETIKKTKEMTSQGLTAAEILRNLKLPEVLKREPHAVLSFLVMREGLIQRVARENVGYWSADGEGIDPVTLDEMALAVDLVGGQTASAFIMAGENLMNRGDTILAARISRLGTLRYPENAKIKEIYLSALERLRDKNHLVNPFKFMIYSEMGKKELKPIKETNH from the coding sequence ATGAGACTACCGAAAATTGTTTTCAACCTTTTAATATTATTGGCTCTCATTGGCGGCTTGATCTTGGGCGGATGCAGTTCTGCTCCACTCAAACCACTTGCAAGAGACTACACTTTAGATAATTTTCAAGAAGCGGGTCGATGGCCTAACCAGGATCCCGTCTTGCTCCTCAGTACCATGCAGCTTTTCTACTCGACCGGCCGCACCCAGCAGGGGGTGCGGTATTTTCACTCTCTGAGCGAGACCTATCCCGACCGGGCATTATTGAAAGTCTGCGAGGGGACGCTGATGGCAAAAATGGCCTATGACGTATCTCTTCTTAAACGGATCGGCTGGGTCAACGACGCCCTCAAAAAACTGGATGAGGCAGAAAAGGACGGGTCCGTCGAAACGTTGTATCTAAAAGGCCTCGTTGAATCAGAGCTTCCTGGATTTCTTTTCGGCAGGGCGAGCGCCGCAATAACCGATCTAAACTCGGTTTTGTTGAGACAAAAGGAACTGCCATTTGAGGCAACGAGAGGGCTTCATTCAGCCCTCGCACGGGCTTATGCCACTCTAGGCGATGAAGAAAAATCCAAAACCCACTTGAAGATTGCGGGCCTTTCTTCATTGGATGGCCCCCATCTGTTATCCAATAACCGTGTCACTTCATTTTTATCCAACGCCAGTATCACTTCAGAAGATGGTTATCGATTCGTAAAACCCCAGGTCATCGAAATTGCAAATAAACTATGGGTCATTCAGGGCTATGATTTTGCAAACATGATTGCCTGGGAAACCTCAGAGGGTGTCGTTCTGGTCGACACAGGAACCACAATTCCGTCAGCGCAAAAAGCCAAGGCCGCTCTAAGGGGTGTCACGCAAAAACCGATTCATACCATCATCATCACGCATTCCCATTGGGACCATGTTGGCGGGATTTCAGTATTCATGGAACCCACTACCAAAGTCATTGCAAGTGCGCTCTTCGAGCAGGAACTTCAGGTGGTCAATGAGGCGCCCCTTCCATTCAAATATATCTTTGGAAAACATACGAAAAAAGAGCCCTATGCTTTTAAACCGGATCATCTTGTTCGGAAAACAGAAGAAATCTCCATTGGAGGTTTGCAACTGCGGCTGATTCCGGTATCGGGAGGTGAAACCGCGGATGCGTTGATTATTTATGAGGGTCAGAATCAGATTGCGGTAGTCGGTGATATCTTGATGCCCTACTTCGGCGCTCCCTGGGCGTCGGAAGGCTCGCCCGAGAACTTATTAAAAACAATCGGCGTCTTGCGAGAACTGGACGCGAAGGATCTTATTCATGGGCACGACCCGCTCACACGCTATTTCAACAGGAACGCCCTCCCAGGCCTTGAGAAAGCCATTGAAGAAACGATCAAAAAGACCAAGGAGATGACGTCGCAAGGTCTTACCGCGGCTGAAATTCTTCGTAATCTGAAACTCCCTGAAGTTTTGAAGAGAGAGCCCCATGCTGTCCTTTCATTCCTGGTGATGCGTGAGGGTCTCATTCAAAGAGTCGCAAGGGAAAACGTGGGATACTGGAGCGCCGATGGCGAAGGGATCGATCCCGTGACTCTGGATGAAATGGCTTTAGCCGTTGATCTTGTCGGAGGTCAAACCGCCTCGGCTTTTATCATGGCGGGAGAAAATCTCATGAACCGCGGCGACACGATCCTGGCCGCCCGCATTTCAAGGCTCGGCACTTTGCGATATCCCGAAAATGCGAAGATAAAAGAAATCTATTTAAGCGCGCTGGAGCGTTTGCGCGACAAAAACCATCTAGTCAATCCATTCAAATTCATGATTTATTCAGAAATGGGAAAAAAAGAACTCAAACCGATTAAGGAGACCAACCATTAG
- a CDS encoding DUF1778 domain-containing protein → MPRIAVEDNSRMSLRIRAEEKALLLRAVALNHTDLTDFVIRHALLAAKAVIKEADHLQLSERDSLQVLNLLENPPAPNTKLLKAARSLPKRS, encoded by the coding sequence ATGCCGAGAATAGCGGTTGAAGACAACAGCCGGATGTCATTGCGGATTCGGGCCGAGGAAAAAGCGCTGCTCTTGCGTGCGGTGGCGCTGAATCACACCGACTTGACGGATTTTGTCATTCGTCACGCCTTGCTTGCCGCCAAGGCGGTCATCAAGGAGGCAGATCATCTGCAACTCTCCGAGAGGGATAGTTTGCAGGTTCTGAATCTGCTGGAGAATCCGCCTGCTCCGAACACAAAACTACTGAAAGCCGCTCGGTCGTTGCCAAAACGGTCATAA
- a CDS encoding GNAT family N-acetyltransferase codes for MIVTAWHEEPIHKKHDREAFDCGEEALNEFLRRYARKSHELGGAKTFLAIDDADNKTILGFYSLSPASIDYARTPEIIRRGLARHDVPGFRLTRLAVDRRLQGQGIGGQLLLAAGRRCLLASAEVGGVVLVIDAKNERVAGWYAIYGAVPLLDSPLSLLLPLVTIEAALKKTGKY; via the coding sequence ATAATCGTGACGGCCTGGCACGAAGAGCCGATCCACAAGAAACATGATCGGGAAGCTTTCGACTGCGGCGAAGAAGCGCTGAATGAATTTTTGCGCCGTTACGCCCGCAAGAGCCACGAGCTGGGCGGAGCGAAAACATTCCTTGCGATTGACGATGCTGACAACAAGACCATTCTCGGCTTCTACAGCCTGAGTCCCGCCTCGATTGACTACGCCCGGACGCCGGAAATTATACGGCGCGGGCTGGCACGCCATGACGTGCCGGGCTTTCGCTTGACGCGCCTGGCTGTGGACCGCAGATTGCAGGGGCAGGGAATCGGCGGACAACTTCTGCTCGCGGCTGGCAGACGCTGCCTATTGGCCTCGGCGGAGGTTGGCGGCGTCGTGCTTGTCATCGACGCCAAGAATGAAAGGGTCGCAGGATGGTATGCCATCTATGGCGCTGTGCCACTGCTGGACTCCCCGTTATCTCTGCTACTGCCGCTTGTGACAATCGAGGCCGCGCTCAAAAAAACCGGGAAATACTGA
- a CDS encoding CDGSH iron-sulfur domain-containing protein, translating into MKEPIIAQKSPYVKEMEPGTYYWCRCGKSKNQPFCDGGHKGSKFSPLEVKITEKKTVAWCGCKHSANGSFCDGSHKKL; encoded by the coding sequence ATGAAAGAACCGATTATCGCGCAGAAAAGTCCGTACGTCAAAGAGATGGAGCCTGGAACCTACTATTGGTGCCGTTGCGGCAAGTCCAAAAATCAGCCTTTTTGCGACGGGGGACACAAAGGTTCGAAATTCAGCCCGTTGGAGGTCAAAATCACTGAAAAGAAAACGGTCGCCTGGTGCGGGTGCAAACATTCAGCCAATGGATCTTTCTGCGACGGATCGCATAAAAAACTGTAA
- a CDS encoding DUF4242 domain-containing protein, with the protein MPKFVIEREIPGAGKLSAQELKAISQKSCGVLSKMGPQISWLQSYVTGDKIYCVYIAPNEKMVREHAQQGGFPANRVSQVASVIDPTTAE; encoded by the coding sequence ATGCCAAAGTTTGTTATTGAACGTGAAATTCCGGGGGCCGGCAAATTGTCGGCTCAAGAACTCAAAGCCATTTCGCAGAAATCCTGCGGCGTGCTGAGCAAGATGGGACCGCAGATTTCATGGCTCCAAAGTTACGTGACTGGGGATAAGATCTATTGCGTCTACATCGCGCCGAACGAAAAAATGGTTCGAGAACATGCCCAGCAAGGAGGTTTCCCTGCAAACCGGGTCTCCCAAGTCGCTTCGGTCATCGATCCAACGACTGCCGAGTAA
- a CDS encoding SUMF1/EgtB/PvdO family nonheme iron enzyme codes for MKKLFKRRFTLLEVVMLLAMVIVGAGIYAWAATTVPNIFTSGTTAKSSEVNANFSALATAIDAIKTACPGNSANDVMVKVGPLCVDKYEASIWSAPDGSGTAYGEPTFGLTILPGTFPANGNWTTPLYAVSKPGVLPSSSVTWFQAQQACALSGKRLLTNAEWQMAAAGTPDPGTDNGTTDCNVSSGNPVNTGSRSNCVSKWMVNDMVGNVWEWVADWMQGNGTAGNNWAPTNTFSMSAGTDYGTDMMFGTNPAAGQGIGSANFPAALLRGGNWYGGTFAGVFALRAFDGPPSSGDFGFRCAR; via the coding sequence ATGAAAAAACTTTTCAAAAGACGTTTTACCCTGCTTGAAGTCGTGATGTTATTAGCCATGGTGATTGTGGGAGCGGGGATCTATGCCTGGGCCGCGACCACGGTGCCTAATATTTTCACATCGGGGACCACCGCCAAATCGAGCGAGGTCAACGCCAATTTCAGCGCCCTGGCCACAGCGATAGACGCGATCAAGACCGCCTGTCCCGGTAACAGCGCCAATGACGTGATGGTCAAAGTGGGGCCGTTGTGCGTGGACAAATACGAGGCGAGCATTTGGTCCGCTCCGGATGGCTCCGGCACTGCCTATGGAGAACCAACCTTTGGGCTAACCATATTGCCCGGCACTTTTCCGGCAAACGGCAACTGGACCACGCCACTATATGCTGTTTCAAAACCGGGGGTTTTACCTTCATCCAGTGTCACCTGGTTTCAGGCCCAGCAGGCTTGCGCGCTATCGGGAAAAAGGCTTTTGACCAATGCCGAGTGGCAGATGGCGGCGGCCGGCACCCCCGACCCGGGGACGGATAACGGCACCACCGACTGTAACGTGTCCAGCGGGAATCCAGTCAATACCGGCTCCCGGAGCAATTGTGTCTCCAAATGGATGGTCAACGACATGGTGGGGAATGTCTGGGAATGGGTGGCCGACTGGATGCAGGGGAATGGCACAGCCGGGAATAACTGGGCCCCTACAAATACGTTCTCCATGAGCGCCGGTACGGATTATGGGACTGACATGATGTTTGGCACCAATCCTGCTGCGGGTCAAGGTATCGGCAGTGCCAACTTCCCTGCGGCCCTGCTCCGCGGCGGGAACTGGTACGGCGGCACTTTTGCCGGAGTGTTTGCCCTGCGCGCGTTCGACGGGCCGCCGAGCTCGGGCGACTTCGGGTTCCGTTGCGCCCGGTAG